A section of the Oryza sativa Japonica Group chromosome 1, ASM3414082v1 genome encodes:
- the LOC4325418 gene encoding F-box protein At5g49610 isoform X1 codes for MSPKQTLPLWLSLHSSSTGRGEVLWTESVRGAACRQVASAYTAINSTLKGEMNSKKSKCTCTLTDDLVVDILSRLPLKSVCCFKCVCKSWASLFSDQYFCTKLPRRPAGLLYQDSNNSSIQIAKLPSGNSEIGTSLSFMPHHENLKLVDCSNGLILFTHGSKSDSPDSSHFIVCNPATQEWIALPDTCPRVNGSDYIAMLAFNPSSSCHFFVFNFQKRRSPHSGVFVITEVEIFSSEDFTWIADDAFETEIMMISMPHVLLHGVLYLRTVEHSVFAIETPHMYKPWIHRWTFELPGDSCPMNNYIWGCLGESSGILHYMQPNYDGCWLNVWRLESRHQQWSMTHSLSMIDAFGRGTLVHGDPFSVDWSADYGMLSFDLEREIVFLHDRVSSKVLSYSIRTGKLCEMGDLPRNSLYYVPYWRKFPVVEEDQYWL; via the exons ATGAGCCCAAAACAAACCCTACCTCTCTGGCTCTCTCTCCATAGTTCATCGACAGGTAGAGGAGAAGTCCTGTGGACGGAATCTGTTCGCGGCGCCGCGTGTCGCCAGGTCGCGTCGGCCTACACTGCGATTAATTCAACG CTGAAAGGCGAGATGAATTCCAAGAAAAGCAAGTGCACGTGTACTCTAACTGATGATCTTGTAGTCGATATCCTATCTCGGTTGCCTTTGAAGTCAGTTTGCTGCTTCAAGTGTGTCTGCAAGTCCTGGGCATCACTCTTCTCAGATCAATACTTTTGCACGAAGCTGCCCAGAAGGCCTGCAGGTCTTTTGTACCAAGACAGTAATAACAGTTCGATCCAGATTGCAAAGTTACCCTCAGGCAACAGTGAAATCGGCACATCTCTTAGCTTTATGCCACACCATGAGAATCTAAAACTTGTAGATTGCTCCAATGGTTTAATCCTTTTTACACATGGGAGTAAATCTGATTCACCCGATTCTTCTCACTTCATTGTGTGCAACCCAGCAACACAAGAGTGGATTGCACTTCCTGACACATGCCCTAGAGTAAATGGATCTGATTATATTGCTATGTTGGCCTTCAATCCATCATCGTCCTGTCATTTTTTTGTCTTTAACTTCCAGAAGAGGAGATCCCCACACTCAGGGGTTTTTGTCATCACTGAAGTTGAGATATTTTCCTCTGAGGATTTCACTTGGATTGCCGATGATGCATTTGAAACTGAAATTATGATGATTTCAATGCCACATGTCCTACTTCATGGTGTTCTGTATCTACGGACTGTAGAACATagtgtttttgcaattgaaaCACCACACATGTATAAACCATGGATACATCGTTGGACCTTTGAGCTTCCTGGGGATTCATGTCCCATGAACAACTATATATGGGGCTGCCTCGGCGAATCGTCCGGCATCTTACACTATATGCAGCCAAACTATGATGGCTGCTGGCTTAATGTCTGGAGGCTTGAAAGTCGTCATCAACAGTGGAGCATGACGCACTCTCTTAGCATGATCGATGCCTTTGGAAGGGGTACCCTTGTTCATGGTGATCCCTTTAGTGTTGATTGGTCTGCAGATTATGGCATGCTGTCTTTTGACCTCGAGAGAGAGATTGTTTTCCTTCATGACCGTGTATCAAGCAAAGTGCTTTCATACAGCATACGTACTGGAAAACTCTGTGAGATGGGAGATCTCCCTAGAAATTCTTTGTATTATGTTCCATACTGGCGCAAGTTTCCAGTTGTAGAGGAAGACCAATACTGGTTATGA
- the LOC4325418 gene encoding F-box protein At5g49610 isoform X2, whose amino-acid sequence MNSKKSKCTCTLTDDLVVDILSRLPLKSVCCFKCVCKSWASLFSDQYFCTKLPRRPAGLLYQDSNNSSIQIAKLPSGNSEIGTSLSFMPHHENLKLVDCSNGLILFTHGSKSDSPDSSHFIVCNPATQEWIALPDTCPRVNGSDYIAMLAFNPSSSCHFFVFNFQKRRSPHSGVFVITEVEIFSSEDFTWIADDAFETEIMMISMPHVLLHGVLYLRTVEHSVFAIETPHMYKPWIHRWTFELPGDSCPMNNYIWGCLGESSGILHYMQPNYDGCWLNVWRLESRHQQWSMTHSLSMIDAFGRGTLVHGDPFSVDWSADYGMLSFDLEREIVFLHDRVSSKVLSYSIRTGKLCEMGDLPRNSLYYVPYWRKFPVVEEDQYWL is encoded by the coding sequence ATGAATTCCAAGAAAAGCAAGTGCACGTGTACTCTAACTGATGATCTTGTAGTCGATATCCTATCTCGGTTGCCTTTGAAGTCAGTTTGCTGCTTCAAGTGTGTCTGCAAGTCCTGGGCATCACTCTTCTCAGATCAATACTTTTGCACGAAGCTGCCCAGAAGGCCTGCAGGTCTTTTGTACCAAGACAGTAATAACAGTTCGATCCAGATTGCAAAGTTACCCTCAGGCAACAGTGAAATCGGCACATCTCTTAGCTTTATGCCACACCATGAGAATCTAAAACTTGTAGATTGCTCCAATGGTTTAATCCTTTTTACACATGGGAGTAAATCTGATTCACCCGATTCTTCTCACTTCATTGTGTGCAACCCAGCAACACAAGAGTGGATTGCACTTCCTGACACATGCCCTAGAGTAAATGGATCTGATTATATTGCTATGTTGGCCTTCAATCCATCATCGTCCTGTCATTTTTTTGTCTTTAACTTCCAGAAGAGGAGATCCCCACACTCAGGGGTTTTTGTCATCACTGAAGTTGAGATATTTTCCTCTGAGGATTTCACTTGGATTGCCGATGATGCATTTGAAACTGAAATTATGATGATTTCAATGCCACATGTCCTACTTCATGGTGTTCTGTATCTACGGACTGTAGAACATagtgtttttgcaattgaaaCACCACACATGTATAAACCATGGATACATCGTTGGACCTTTGAGCTTCCTGGGGATTCATGTCCCATGAACAACTATATATGGGGCTGCCTCGGCGAATCGTCCGGCATCTTACACTATATGCAGCCAAACTATGATGGCTGCTGGCTTAATGTCTGGAGGCTTGAAAGTCGTCATCAACAGTGGAGCATGACGCACTCTCTTAGCATGATCGATGCCTTTGGAAGGGGTACCCTTGTTCATGGTGATCCCTTTAGTGTTGATTGGTCTGCAGATTATGGCATGCTGTCTTTTGACCTCGAGAGAGAGATTGTTTTCCTTCATGACCGTGTATCAAGCAAAGTGCTTTCATACAGCATACGTACTGGAAAACTCTGTGAGATGGGAGATCTCCCTAGAAATTCTTTGTATTATGTTCCATACTGGCGCAAGTTTCCAGTTGTAGAGGAAGACCAATACTGGTTATGA